In Miscanthus floridulus cultivar M001 chromosome 8, ASM1932011v1, whole genome shotgun sequence, the sequence TTATCCCAAGAAAAAAACTGAGATTTTCCTTATGAATCTGACCAGAATGCATTTGCCGGCACCCTGAAGAGACAAGAGAGCCATGGTCAGGTGTCTGTGTCCCTGACCTGAGttgcttttttttttacaaaaagtactactaagttttttttttgagaaatactAAGTACTAACCTGGCCTGATCTGTAAAGAGTGCAGCAAGGCCATACCGTGGCCCAACAGCTGTGAGGCCCAGTCCAGCAATCCCATTTTCACAACATATAAAGCCCGGACACATCCTGCCAATCTTCCCCTCCCGCGCTCTGCAACTAACCAAGACAACGGCAAAGACTCGAAGTCGGAAATGGCAGGAGCAGAACAAGAAGCCAAGAAGATGGTCACCATCCGGCTAGGCGTCTCGTCCTGCGGCAGCACGAGCATGCCCAGCGCCAGCCACCTCCTCCCGACCCCCTGCACCGGCGAGCCCACAGCAGCCGGGGAGGCCTCGTCCCCAGCCCGCTCCAAGGTGTCGCCGTCGCGGGCCGCCGCGTTCGACGCCACCGACCCCAAGACGGAGCCTGACGTCAAGGGCTCCGCAAGGAGGAACACGAAGACTCTGCACGAGATGTCCACTACTGGTGGACGCCGAGGGCGCTACGGAAGCCGCCCGACCTCCTCCTACGGCGCAGCGTCGCTTACCCTCCACCAGTCTGCCTCGCCGTCCCCGTGCATTCGCCTCGGCGACGAATACCGCGAGCCGCACGGCGGCGAGGGTGCCTCCTCATCCGTCGCCCATTTACTGGTTTGCTTCCTTCTTCTTTGCTGTCCTTGGCGGGTCGAGTTGGTTCTTGATGTGGTTTGCCTTCACGGAATCATAGTTCTTGAATTGTTTATCTTGTCTTGTGTTCTGCATTGATTCTTCATCGGTCAAGAATTTTGGAGTATTGAACTTTTTTTGTGAACACCCTGCATCGGCGAGCTCACCGCCTCCTCCGGCGCCTCACAGGTCTCGAGCTCGCGGGCCGCCGCGTGCGACGCCACCGATCCCAAGCCGGAGCCCGATGTGGAGGGTTCCGCGGGGAGGAACACGGAGATGCTGCACAAAGTCTCCTCCACGGGTGGACGCCAAGGGCGCTACAGAAACCACAAGCCTCACGGCAGCGAGGTTGCAATTGTCTCCTCGTCCTTCGCCCCGTCTTCTTTGCTCCCCTTTTGCGAGTGGAGCTCGTTCTTGATATGGTTTGCCTTTACGGAATTACGGTTCTTGAATTGCTTACATTTGTCATGTTCTGCATAAATTCTTCATCGGTTAATAATTTTGGAGTTTGAAACTGTTTGTAAATCCCGTTCTAGTTAACTGACAAGTAGGAAATGTTGCCCCGAAGATTTGGGCTTGTTCTCACAATCTCTGTCTGTCGATTCTAGAAGGCCAGAAAGTCAGGGCAACATTTGGTCACCAATCTTGATATCTGAATCGGTCTGTTAACTTCTGCGTTATCAAACCAAATACTGGATTATTTAGCTGATTCCATTCAATTGTTACATGCAGCTCCCACGTTTTTTGTATGCACTTTTGTTATTTTCTCTGTCCGTTGGAGCGCAAAGTGAATCAGAAATAGTTAGATCAAATCTACTGTTGCAGGACAAAGAGCAGAGGAGGTTGCCAGCCAGAATAGATTCTGCAAAGAGTTCTGCTATACTGGAAAACATCAGACTGCAGAAAACCAGGCAACCTTCCCAGCTGCAAAGGGGAGGTAGTCTTCTCACTTGTCTCCTCCAATCACAGATCATCGATATATTGTTCTTGCAAATCCAGCTAGATTGATGTGTCAGAGTTTCTCATCACATGTTTCTCATCAACATATGTGCAATAGGTGCTGACAGTGATTGGAGAGATCCTCAGGTCAGCGGAAAGAAGAATGAGGTTTCTTATCATCGATATTGGCAGACTGACACTGTGTCATCTCGTATATCCTCAGGTATTGGACTGGATCTCATGAAATTCATCATATCTTCAGTAAAATCTGAAATTGCGAGAATCATATATGTTGCAGCTAGTGATTCGAAACTTGAGCTCGTTGATGCATTTGAGGGTGGCAATCGTAGTACACAATTCAAGAAGCCTCTTGCTATGTCGCCACGGGAACCTGTCAGATTTCATTTACCCAGGCGTCCTTCTGTGCTGGATAGGAGAGGTAGTTATTTTTTcttgcaaatgcatgctccatAAACCCAATATCAATTATGTAGTTGACAGAATTAATCAAGTACCTTTTATGGGCTGAGCTTGCTCTTCAGATAGTTTACCTTCAACATGCAGGTGCATTAGATGCTACCAGTGAGTCAAGATTGCTCCAGGTCAGTGAAGATTATTGTTTTTAAATCTTAAAATATTTGCATTATGAGGTAGTTTATTAAGATCTATTCTGATTGAAATGGAAATTTGTATGCATTCCTTGTGCATACATGTATATTATCTGATCTTCTTTCCAGTATGTATGCATGTAATGTACTAATGTCTATAACTCTTGATTACCATTCTGTTAAGTTCTTTTTCTCtctactactccctctgttccaattcATAGTCCACTTTTGGTTTTTCGTATGTCAAACTTAtttaactttgactaggtttatacAAAAGTGCACAAACATCTAGAACATTAAATTAGTTCCAGTCATTTCTTCATGAAATAAATTTTATTAGAGCATTTGTTTAAACCATAGATGTTTATATATTCTTTtctaaaaacttggtcaaagttagagaatAATTTGTTGGTTTCCATTTCAGACACATATTGGACGCCCCAAGCTTGTCTCAACATGGGAGGGCGAAACCTATCTCGCCACTCTAGGACCCGGAGGTGGTTACGGATACCCTCACCCTCCACCCTTCTACAGGTGTGAGGTCTGCCGCGAGGAGACGGCCTTCTATAGGCTCAAGTGCTGCCATACCGTGGTATGTGAGTGTTGTAGCTGCGCTTGTGACTCTGCTGAAGCtgagaaaggcaaaaggttgcaATATCGGAGAGAAAAATTGCCTAAAGTGAAGCTCGAAGGTTCAGATCTTTTCTTGTGGCAGCCATGTTCATTTCCTTATGGACAAATGTTATGGATGGCAAAGAGGACAGAGAATCACCTTCAGTATTACTTTGCACCAATTCACCAGCTTATGGACCCTAAGGTTGATCCGGTGGAGGTTTGTGCCTACGACTTCTGTCAGCAAGGACACGATGTGATATCTCTGTCCAAAACTGAGAAGCTCCTTGCGCGCAATCTGCTGCGCTAGTAAACATGTTTCTCCTTGATGTAGGAGAAGAGTAGCCGTATGTTACAATCAAAGTGAACTTATGTCCAATCAAAGTTGATAAACAGGTGGGAATCTCAGATGGTCTGTGTTGCTTGTGAATATTTTCAGCAGTTTCTGCAACCAATTCTGTTTCTCTGTTTTTGAAGAacattaaactcaagtcagtAGGTTTCATCAGTACTAAGGAGTGGTATCTTAGCCTGTACCTGTTCATTACAGCAATGCTACAGCAGGCAAAGATTCAAATTATTTAAATGCGTCCATAGTGTGACGCACTGGTAAAACTGCTGTGCTCCTCAACGGCATCCCGGGCAGATGGATTAATTGCCGTAATGGTCTTCGGCAGGGAGACCCCCTTTCTCCATACCTCTTCATCATTGTTGCTGACGTTCTTCGCCGGCTACTCCATCACCCCCTCCTTGCTAATGCCATCGGGCACCCTCTCATCTGTGATGCTCCCTGTCCCGTGCTTCAGTGCGCTGACGATACTCTCATCTTTCTTAAATGCTCCCCTGAAGCCATCATTCAAACTAAGCAAATCCTGGAGATCTTTGAGGAGGCAACGGGCCTTTCTATCAACTACCACAAGACCACCTTCCTCCCTATCGGTGTACCCGCTAACACGGCTCTATCTCTTGCCAACATATTCGGTACTACGGCCTCCTCATTTCCTCAAACTTACCTTGGCCTCCCCTTATCCCCACATAAAATCACTGTGGCTGATTGCCTGCCTTTAATTTCTTCTTGTGATAAGCATCTCGCTGGTTGGCGTGCCTCGCTGCTCAACAGAGCTGGTCGTCTTACCCTCTCCACTGTTGTCCTTAGCTCTGTCCCTCTACATTACATGTCTGCAATTAACATCCCCAAAACTGTGATCAAGGCCATTGATCGACGACGCAGAGCTTTTTTCTGGACGGGTGATGATGTCTGCCATGGCTCCAAATGCCTGGTTGCCTGGGAGAACGTTCAGGCCAGCAAAGAGGCTGGTGGCCTCGGAGTAAAAGACTTACATCTTCAAAACCGATGCTTGCTCATGAAGTTCATCAACAAACTATTCTCTGGCGAGCCGGTTGCCTGGAAAGAGTGGATTCTTCGCGATGCAGCGGCCTTCGACGCTCCTCTCAACGGTACCCACGGTTATCTCTGGAGGATCATCAACGATGAGCTCAACACCTTTCGGTCCATTACCTATGTTAATATTCGTGACGGCTCATCCACCTCTTTTTGGTTTGATCATTGGCTTCCTGACGGCCCCATCTGTTCTTCCCATGCTGCCCTCTTCTCTCACACTATTCGGCCTAATGTTTCGGTGCAAAATGTTTTCCAGAACAGGTTTGAATTGTGCCTCAGGCCAAGGCTGACCAACGCTGCTAGTGCCCAGAGAGCTAACCTTTTGTCTAGCTAGCAGGAAATTAGCCTCAGGGAAGGTCCGGATATCAGACTGATGAAATTGACTGGGAAGCCGTACACCTCAAAAGTTGCTTATGCTGCTCTCGACCGAACGCAGGGCACGCCAGACATGCATGGTCGACGTATTTGGGCGACTCGGGTCCCAAATAAGGTGAAAGTATTTGGGCGACGTATTTGCCCTCGACCGTTGCCTGTGAGCGTGCCCCCATG encodes:
- the LOC136470306 gene encoding uncharacterized protein is translated as MAGAEQEAKKMVTIRLGVSSCGSTSMPSASHLLPTPCTGEPTAAGEASSPARSKVSPSRAAAFDATDPKTEPDVKGSARRNTKTLHEMSTTGGRRGRYGSRPTSSYGAASLTLHQSASPSPCIRLGDEYREPHGGEGASSSVAHLLVSSSRAAACDATDPKPEPDVEGSAGRNTEMLHKVSSTGGRQGRYRNHKPHGSEDKEQRRLPARIDSAKSSAILENIRLQKTRQPSQLQRGGADSDWRDPQVSGKKNEVSYHRYWQTDTVSSRISSASDSKLELVDAFEGGNRSTQFKKPLAMSPREPVRFHLPRRPSVLDRRGALDATSESRLLQTHIGRPKLVSTWEGETYLATLGPGGGYGYPHPPPFYRCEVCREETAFYRLKCCHTVVCECCSCACDSAEAEKGKRLQYRREKLPKVKLEGSDLFLWQPCSFPYGQMLWMAKRTENHLQYYFAPIHQLMDPKVDPVEVCAYDFCQQGHDVISLSKTEKLLARNLLR